A part of Prosthecobacter sp. SYSU 5D2 genomic DNA contains:
- a CDS encoding GNAT family N-acetyltransferase produces the protein MTPELPVAIRHYRPEDLELLRQITVDSFGAVALDQMLEDRLGIWNERDWKARKADNINDDCTANPDGCFVAERGGEILGYITTRVDRINSIGRIPNLAVVEAARGLGLGRRLIHHAMDYFRDQNMKVAKIETMASNVIGQNLYPSCGFEEIGRQVHFAMLL, from the coding sequence ATGACCCCCGAACTTCCCGTCGCCATCCGGCATTACCGTCCTGAGGATCTGGAACTGCTCCGCCAGATCACCGTAGATTCATTTGGCGCCGTGGCGCTTGACCAGATGCTGGAGGACCGCCTGGGCATCTGGAACGAGCGTGACTGGAAAGCGCGCAAAGCGGACAACATCAATGACGACTGCACGGCCAACCCGGATGGCTGTTTCGTCGCAGAGCGCGGTGGTGAGATCCTGGGCTACATCACCACCCGGGTGGACCGCATCAATTCCATCGGCCGCATCCCCAATCTGGCGGTCGTCGAGGCCGCCCGCGGTCTTGGCCTGGGCCGGCGCCTTATTCATCATGCCATGGATTACTTCCGGGACCAGAACATGAAAGTGGCCAAGATTGAGACCATGGCTTCCAATGTCATCGGCCAGAACTTATATCCGAGCTGCGGTTTTGAAGAAATCGGCCGCCAGGTGCATTTTGCAATGCTGCTTTGA
- a CDS encoding TIGR02594 family protein, which produces MSQYIVQPGDNPTKIARKFGMSLAQFQKANPGLCEYGTNNCKVLFPGQILNVAGVVTGQPAEPATAQPAGFNAPPPWMQIAIMEQGVQEWPGTQHHPRIIEYLRNVGLTGSMLKDETPWCAAFAYWCLWKSGYPGQKSARVSDWWGWGRPVAATYGAICILQPLTTDQAGSGHIGFLHAMDATNVWLLSGNSANQVRISPYPKSKLIHNAPYRWPF; this is translated from the coding sequence ATGTCCCAATACATCGTCCAGCCTGGAGATAATCCAACCAAGATTGCCCGGAAGTTTGGGATGTCCCTGGCGCAGTTCCAGAAAGCCAATCCTGGCCTCTGCGAGTATGGCACCAACAACTGCAAAGTCCTCTTTCCCGGGCAGATTTTAAACGTTGCTGGCGTGGTGACCGGCCAGCCGGCCGAGCCTGCCACGGCACAGCCGGCGGGCTTTAACGCCCCGCCTCCCTGGATGCAGATCGCCATTATGGAGCAGGGTGTCCAGGAGTGGCCCGGCACCCAGCACCATCCGCGCATCATTGAATACCTCCGCAACGTCGGCCTCACAGGATCCATGCTAAAGGATGAGACACCGTGGTGTGCGGCCTTCGCCTATTGGTGCCTGTGGAAATCAGGCTATCCAGGGCAGAAAAGCGCCCGCGTCTCGGACTGGTGGGGCTGGGGCCGGCCCGTCGCCGCCACCTATGGGGCCATTTGTATCCTTCAGCCCCTGACGACAGACCAGGCCGGCAGCGGTCACATCGGTTTTCTTCATGCCATGGATGCCACCAACGTGTGGCTGCTGAGCGGAAACTCCGCAAACCAGGTGCGCATCAGTCCGTATCCAAAAAGCAAGCTCATCCACAACGCCCCCTATCGCTGGCCTTTCTAA
- a CDS encoding nitrilase-related carbon-nitrogen hydrolase has protein sequence MHIHAVQLDPVWENKQASFAKVHALLAGAPPLPGSLIVLPEMFATGFSHQLAVTREPEGGETESFLKAVAAQWQCAVLGGVVTPGPEGKGYNQAVAVAPDSRILARYTKVHPFSYGPEAEVHAPGIGPVVFEWAGIKMVPLICYDLRFPELAREALKQGAELFIYIAAWPARRTGHWLALLQARAIENQAYVLGVNRCGQEPETGYSGRSSVIDPQGVIIADASDGEKVLTAELRPETVRSWRREFPAVKDFIAKAQV, from the coding sequence ATGCACATTCACGCAGTTCAGCTTGATCCGGTCTGGGAAAACAAGCAGGCCAGCTTTGCAAAGGTCCATGCGCTCCTGGCAGGGGCCCCTCCCCTGCCCGGCTCGCTGATTGTGCTGCCGGAAATGTTTGCCACCGGATTCAGCCATCAACTGGCTGTGACACGGGAGCCTGAGGGTGGTGAGACGGAAAGTTTTTTAAAGGCCGTGGCCGCCCAGTGGCAATGCGCCGTGCTGGGCGGGGTGGTGACACCCGGACCGGAGGGAAAAGGTTATAACCAGGCAGTGGCGGTGGCACCGGACAGCCGCATCCTCGCGCGCTACACCAAAGTGCATCCTTTTAGCTACGGACCTGAGGCGGAGGTCCACGCGCCAGGCATCGGCCCGGTGGTGTTTGAATGGGCGGGAATTAAAATGGTTCCGCTGATCTGCTATGATCTGCGGTTCCCAGAACTGGCCCGTGAGGCACTGAAGCAAGGCGCTGAGCTTTTCATCTACATCGCCGCCTGGCCAGCCCGGCGGACCGGCCACTGGCTGGCCCTGCTGCAGGCGCGGGCGATAGAAAACCAGGCCTATGTGCTGGGGGTGAACCGCTGTGGCCAGGAGCCGGAGACGGGCTACAGCGGGCGCAGTTCAGTCATAGACCCGCAAGGCGTGATCATCGCGGATGCCTCCGACGGAGAGAAGGTGCTCACGGCAGAACTGCGGCCGGAGACAGTCCGCAGCTGGCGGCGGGAGTTCCCGGCCGTCAAAGATTTTATCGCGAAGGCACAGGTTTGA
- a CDS encoding secretin N-terminal domain-containing protein — MIYLFHRVFLIACLLVGAAPLLAQIPPQLQRPTNPNATPPPGSGFNRQRPGAPPSSAQRPAGTPAAAGEERTAIRPEDAVKPGGGVELQFPNTPLSQILLVYEELTGLKIIRDASIEQATVSIETTGELPKDRAIMFIEKSLLLNGYSFVPAGDGMVKILGSDKKPTSDGAPLFESMADLPETDQVVSYVAILKYLNPEDAVKAIDTIIPRHSYGSITPVPNAKALVIVENSSTIRSILELLDRLDVKPGATVTKRIQLVRADAEDVKAALDEILGLDEKDNASGAPGTRANIQAQPGMVPQQQLAPLPTESTGSAAAEVDPKILAIPRTNRLLVIAMPETAEYIETLVTELDSASELRTFVSRTLKYLGVEAAMGIISDAISRTEGDGGGSGAGGGVNSLGQPSSGTNNRNNTGTGTGGTSGGLFGNTGGSGFGNNTGGGLGSSSGGFNNSGGGFGSSGGGFGGAGGGFGSGGGNLQPLRTNNGPTSLVVGKTLLISDPTANSLFASGPPEHLRILNEILDELDRRPQQILISAVIGEIQLGREESFGIETLIRARRNGTETGATAGLAGQLGNSITPLDPRLPIPLADLASRSGLTFYGGIREGIDVILSAMHSRDDFKVISRPSVFTMNNTPANISSGSSFPIATSTQGFVGGGANNGLLSNVAYQDVVLSLNIIPLINSSDELTLQISQENSEVAGSTVIAENTYPVLTKQQLNTVVMCKNNSTVLLGGLIRESQEKNNVNVPFLANIPLLKYLTGSTSDDKDRRELLIFIQPRIVESQFDLPPTPADGIGTSPFGQESMAFFDHEKNMDRQAAEAAKQAALQPAKRNRISSMLRKIFSREEPDIEAPKPVYMGQ; from the coding sequence ATGATTTATCTTTTCCATCGCGTTTTTCTGATCGCCTGCCTTCTGGTGGGTGCGGCTCCTTTGCTGGCGCAGATTCCGCCGCAGTTGCAGCGGCCCACCAACCCGAATGCGACGCCACCTCCCGGCAGCGGGTTCAACCGTCAGCGGCCTGGAGCCCCTCCTTCTTCTGCCCAGCGTCCCGCAGGAACCCCGGCGGCTGCCGGTGAAGAACGCACCGCCATCCGTCCGGAAGATGCAGTGAAGCCCGGCGGCGGTGTGGAACTCCAGTTTCCAAACACCCCGCTTTCCCAGATCCTCCTCGTGTATGAAGAGCTGACCGGCCTTAAAATCATCCGCGATGCCAGCATTGAGCAGGCCACCGTCTCCATCGAGACCACCGGTGAGCTGCCCAAGGACCGCGCCATCATGTTCATCGAAAAAAGCCTTTTGCTGAACGGTTATTCCTTCGTTCCGGCAGGGGACGGCATGGTGAAGATCCTCGGTTCTGACAAAAAGCCCACCAGCGACGGCGCGCCGCTTTTTGAATCCATGGCCGACCTTCCAGAAACGGACCAGGTGGTCAGTTACGTCGCCATTCTCAAGTATCTGAATCCCGAAGATGCGGTCAAGGCGATTGATACCATCATCCCGCGTCACTCCTATGGTTCCATCACACCGGTGCCGAATGCGAAGGCGCTCGTCATTGTCGAAAACAGCAGCACCATCCGCTCCATCCTGGAACTGCTGGACCGTCTGGACGTCAAGCCCGGAGCCACTGTGACCAAGCGCATCCAGCTTGTCCGTGCCGATGCGGAGGATGTCAAAGCCGCTTTGGATGAGATCCTTGGACTGGATGAGAAGGACAATGCTTCCGGCGCACCCGGTACCCGGGCTAACATCCAGGCTCAGCCGGGCATGGTTCCCCAGCAGCAGCTTGCCCCGCTTCCCACCGAGAGCACCGGCTCCGCCGCAGCCGAAGTGGATCCAAAGATCCTGGCGATCCCCCGCACGAACCGTCTCCTGGTCATTGCCATGCCCGAGACCGCCGAATACATTGAAACCCTGGTGACAGAGCTCGATTCTGCTTCCGAATTGCGCACCTTTGTTTCCCGCACGCTGAAGTATCTTGGAGTCGAAGCGGCTATGGGCATCATCAGCGATGCCATCTCACGCACGGAAGGCGATGGGGGCGGCTCTGGCGCTGGCGGCGGTGTCAACAGCCTGGGACAGCCCAGCAGCGGTACCAACAACCGTAACAATACCGGCACAGGCACCGGTGGCACCAGTGGCGGCCTTTTTGGCAACACCGGCGGCAGCGGTTTCGGCAATAACACTGGCGGCGGACTTGGCAGTTCCAGTGGCGGCTTTAACAACAGCGGCGGCGGCTTCGGCAGCAGCGGCGGCGGTTTTGGCGGCGCGGGTGGCGGTTTTGGCTCCGGAGGAGGCAATCTCCAGCCGCTGCGGACTAACAACGGCCCTACCTCTCTGGTGGTCGGGAAGACGCTCCTCATTAGCGATCCTACCGCCAACTCCCTGTTCGCTTCCGGTCCGCCGGAGCACCTGCGCATCCTGAATGAAATCCTGGATGAACTGGACCGCCGCCCGCAGCAGATCCTCATCTCCGCCGTCATTGGGGAGATCCAGCTTGGCCGTGAAGAGTCTTTCGGTATCGAAACTCTCATCCGCGCACGCCGCAATGGCACCGAGACCGGGGCCACCGCAGGTCTTGCCGGTCAGCTTGGCAATTCAATTACGCCTCTGGACCCCCGGCTGCCCATCCCTCTGGCTGATCTGGCCTCACGTTCCGGGCTGACTTTTTACGGGGGCATTCGTGAGGGAATTGACGTCATTCTCAGCGCCATGCACAGCCGTGATGACTTCAAGGTCATTTCCCGGCCTTCCGTGTTCACCATGAACAACACGCCTGCCAACATCAGCAGCGGTTCCTCCTTTCCCATCGCCACTTCCACCCAGGGGTTTGTCGGTGGCGGCGCTAACAACGGCCTGCTATCCAACGTGGCCTACCAGGACGTGGTCCTCAGTCTGAACATCATTCCCCTCATCAATTCCTCAGATGAACTGACCTTGCAGATCTCCCAGGAAAACAGCGAAGTGGCCGGCAGCACCGTCATCGCTGAAAACACCTACCCGGTGCTGACCAAGCAGCAGCTCAACACCGTGGTGATGTGCAAAAACAACTCCACCGTTTTGCTTGGCGGTCTGATCCGCGAAAGCCAGGAGAAGAACAACGTCAACGTGCCCTTCCTGGCCAACATTCCCCTCCTGAAGTATCTCACCGGCTCCACCAGTGATGACAAGGACCGCCGTGAGTTGCTCATTTTTATCCAGCCCCGCATTGTCGAGAGCCAGTTTGACCTGCCTCCGACGCCTGCGGACGGCATTGGTACCAGCCCCTTCGGGCAGGAATCCATGGCCTTCTTTGACCACGAGAAAAACATGGACCGCCAGGCCGCTGAGGCCGCCAAGCAGGCCGCCTTGCAACCCGCCAAACGAAACCGCATCAGCTCCATGCTTCGCAAAATTTTCAGCCGTGAAGAGCCCGACATTGAAGCGCCCAAACCCGTTTACATGGGGCAGTAA